DNA sequence from the Cucumis melo cultivar AY chromosome 6, USDA_Cmelo_AY_1.0, whole genome shotgun sequence genome:
AAAAACTGTTGTATTATCCATTTAAATTTCTAGTTTCTATTTGCAGGAATGGTGAAGCTGATGAAAACAACGTTGTTTCCCTTGAGGCAATTTTCAGTGAAGATGAATATGATATGCTTGAAGATGATTCCGACAGTGATGGTTACATCTCAGAGGTTTTTTACGGAGTTTTGCAGatattatttatgattactTGATTGAGTTCATAGCATTTCTAACGTTATTTGTGAATTAGGAACCAAGCTCTTTTAACACACCTGAAAATGAAATCGACAATAGTTCTGAAGGTGGCATTGGTGAGTCTACTCTCTGTGCTATGTatagatctttttttttttttgtaatttatctTGATACTTTGATCTTGTCTTCTATTTGGGGTATCTTTTTGCAGATATGATTAATCCCAACGATTTATCAGATCAAAACAAAGAAATCCATTCAGAACTCACAAAGAAAATCAAGCATCTGAATAGGTTGAAAGAAAAGGTAATATTTTACTTATTTGACCTCCATCTCCACTAGACTAGAAAAACTAGGGCAAGTGCATCTCTCTAGTTACACACAAAATTTGGAACATGCAAAATATTTCTTTGACTTAATAACGGCGTACAAAATGCATTCCAAGTGACTATAGTTACACATGAAATTTGGGACGTGcaaaatatttcttttactCATCAACGACTTTGCATTGTGTTTATGCATTTCCAATAACTAGAGATCAACATGTTTGCTAAAGTTAAACGAATGCGTTTAATGTTCTGATAGCAGCTTAGAGGGATATTCATGCAATGATCTCGGCATGTACTGTGTTTGTGATATTTTTGGGGAGAGGAACAATAGAGTGTTCAGAGGTTTGGATAGGAACCACAGTGAGGTTTCATGTTTTGCTTTGGGCTTTGGTTACAGAGGTGTTTTTGCAAATTTTCTCTAGGTAACATCTTAGTTGGATTATGTTTCTTTAAAGGGGTGCTTAGAGGAGTGGTGAGGGACCCTTCAAATGTTTGGTTCCTTATTTGTTTCCATGTTTCTTTGGGGGTTTGATATTGATGACCTTTTGTAACTACTCTACAGATATGATTTTGTACCATTGGAGTTCCTTGTTGTAAGGGGAGGGCTTGTTTTTCCTGTGCACCCGAgcattatttcatttttatttttcaatgaaaatggttctttttataaataataataatgataatgataataataataaaagaacaaaaaaatagaGAAGTAGGTCTTTTTGGGGGAGAATTGCAAGAGGGTGCACTTTCTTCCCGAAGGTCTACTTTCACTAACACTATTTAATAAATTGAAGGTAGGGTGGCTGGTGGTGTATATTTTTCTTATATCAACTCATAATGATGTTTAATTTTCACTCTATGGCTGGGCAATTTAATTTATCCCGTTTTTTGGAAGATTTTCAGGATCCAGAATTCTTGAAGTTTCTGGAAACTTATAAGGCTGTTGAACCTTTCAGAGATGAAGACACTGTAAGTAATATGTAGGCTGCTGTATTTCTTGGTGCCAAGTTTGAAGTTCTAATTTTGGTTATGAATGATTTGTTTAATCATATACAAACGAGCACTGTCAGCCAATTATGTTTTAatgtctttttttaatttattaaatctAATTGTTTCCTTGAATAGAGTTCTGATGAGGAAACAATCAATGCTGATGGGCTAAAGCGAGATGAACAGAGTGTTAGTTCTAATAAAAACTTCTTGTTGAGTTCCTCTGTCATTGATTCCTGGTGTCATCAAGTCAAGAACAAGCAGGATTTGCCTCTATTTACCAGTCTCATAAATGGGTATCGAGCTGCATGTCACTACGGATCTGAAGCAATAGGCAACGTAGATGCTGGCAGATGTTATAAAATTGTAAACAGTGAAACTTTCTCCAAGATATTAATTTTCATGCTTTCTGAGGCTGACAATTTATTTAGGGAGCAGCTAGGACTCTTGACTAAGAGCTATAAAAAGGAAATGATTTTAGAATTGAGAAACACTCAAAAGTGGAAAACGCTCAAGCCCTTAATCAAGTCATATTTAAGGAGTAGCTTGTTTCTCTTGAACGAGGTTTCAGAAACTGAGATATTGAGGTTCTCTTTGGCTCGAATAAGAGTGTCTGTTATATTCTTTGCAGCTTTCCCTTCTCTGCAGCGCAGGCTCATTAAGGCAAGTATATGTTTTACATAAATATTATTACCTTTATTTTGTTGTTGACGCATTTGAAGCAAGTATTGGCATATTTTCTGTTTTACGTTTTTCTACCATTCAAATTTGATTTCACAGAAGTAACTATAGACTTTCTCATATTCCCTGATCATATACGGAGGCAATCATATTTTTGTTCTGTATATTGGTCATTCATTGCTACCAGTAGCCTAATAATCCTATATGCTCACTTATCTCACTCCACCAAAATGTATGAATCCAATGCAGATTGCAGTACATCTGTGGGCAACTGGTGAAGGAACAATATCATCACTCTCATTTCTCATAATACGAGAAATGAGTTCTGTGCTTGGATCTAATGTCTCCGACACCTGTTGGATTAAAATGTACAAGGCTGTCATTGGTAACTGTCAATTTGCGGAACCAATTCTGCATAATCACATGCAATTTTTGAGGGACTCCTTCGTTGAGTTATGCTCTCTTGATGTCCATAGATCTACTACTAGGGCCAAGGTTTCAATCCAGCAACTTACAAAGATACTAAATCAGGGTTTACGAATGAAGAAGAAAGTAAGCTGTCAGGATCCCTCATCTTACTTCCTCAAGTCATGAAATTTAAATGTATTACTGTTTGTTCAAACTTACGGGAAGCCTGTTTGCATTTGAAAGACTTTATCCGTGCCTGTACATTTCTTTGCAGGAAGCAGTTCAGATGATGCGCAGTTGGCAATTTATCAATTGCATTGATCTCTGGGTCAAGTTCATTGGTGCAAATTTCCAGGATTATGATTTGCAAACATTGCTCTACAATGTTATTCAGATTATAAATGGAGTGGCTGTATTGTTTCCTGGTCCTAGATATTTACCGTTACGAATTAAATGCATTAAGTGGTTGAATTATCTTTCCAGATCCAGTGGGATTTTTATCCCTGTTGCATCTATGGTGTTGGATATCTTGGAACATATAATTGTCAAGGAGGGCAAGAATCCAGGAGTCGTCTTCCACCACTTGTCTGTCCTACAGGTTATACCTTTTTATGCTTTATTATATATGAATGTTCTTGTATTCGTGATTGTGCGTGATGTATTATTTATTCATGTGATTAAGAAACTAGACTATTATTTTGTTAAATGCATGAATTTCAGTTGGAGTAACTTTAGAAGTTATTCATGCAGCTGCCAAAATATTGGTTGAAGTCGCAGAACTTTGTGGAGGAATGTGTTTTATCTACCATTGAACTTTTATCATCTCACTTTTCTCAATGGAGTCACCATATATCCTTCCCTGAACTCGCTACTATTCCACTTATTCAACTCAAGAAGTTTCATGCGACATCTACAACAGAGAATCTCAAGCGTTTGGTAAAACGTTTTATTGATCAGGTAGAGGCTGCATTTTGTGttcaaatcaaatattttaatcAATTAGTTACCATGTTAAGTAGAGTATTTGAATTGTGACATCCTACACGCACACAGTAAATGCATTACATATTCTTAGACCTTTGTTTGCCATCCAGGTTGAGCAGAATATCGacttcattaaaaaaaagagagatgaaatctCGTTTTCACCCAACGATCAGCAAGCTGCTGAATCATTTCTTCAggttttgtttccttttctttttcccttttaattGTTTCAGTTTCGCATGCCTGGCAATTGACAAATGACAAGTATTGTTTGCATTATATGGGGACTGCAGCTAGAGAAATGCAACAGCAACGTTCCATTTATACAATATTACAAAAGCATATTGGACAAAGCTGCATCCAGGAGTCTGGCTGTGGATAAAAAGGTACTGCTTTTCCTTTCATGCTTTTTGTACGAGTAttatatttatacactataAAGCATTGATACTCCATTCTAGACAGGATTCGTGATGTTTGACATGCTACTTTCTGtgtccttttttgttttgttttgttcttttcttttatatatattttcatacCATGTGGGATGCTTCCTGGACACGCATGGGAAatgagtttttcttttgttttttaattgtTCTTTGATCTCATAGAACCTGCATAAATTGAATATATAGGATAACGGAAATAAAAGATAAATCGAGGTACTTGGACCCTCTTTTCTCGAGATCACTCTCAAGCCTAATTCACTTACCAAATATTGCTTTTTCTCTTCATTCCCCCACTCTTTCTATATAACCAACAAATATAACTAACTGCCAAGCTAATTATTATTATGCCCTTAATACCCTAATAACCCCTAGTACAAATCCTACTAGGGGGTTTGGGGAAGGAGTGATTTATGggagggttagtgttatgataatcctagtattATAATAGTCCTAGTGTTATGAGAGTATGtttttgggggaaggattatgacaggtagtgttatgatagtatgtgtttgggagaaggattatgatagttagtgttattaaaaaaaatcttagtCATATTCCATGAAATGTGCCAAACATGTctgaaattataaataaataaataaaaataggaCACTAAAATTTTGGTGTAGGACCGTGTTAAATAGTGTACAAACATGCCCGACACAGCACTTTGCCTAAAATGGCCTAAAATGGAGCGTTtgtgcttcataaaatgaatacAAACATAAAAAACTGAGCGCTTGCTTCTAAATTCTATTATGTACTTTTCACTAAGGATTTGAGTTTCAATCTCCTACTCTATCATATTGAACTCGAAAGAAACAAAAATCATTGGCTGCATTCAACTGAGAATTCTGATTGATTTTCCTTGCATTATTTTGTTTTCATAGTTATTATCTTGATTACCAAAGTCAATCTTGTAGTTCCTTGGAgccaacaaaaacaaaaagaaaaggcagCAGCATGAAAAAAATCAGCAAATTGAATCGGCTGCTAACGGCAACGTACATCCAGAGAAGAAAAGAGGGAAAAAGAGGAAAACTTGAGAAGGAACAGGTTTATCTGccctttctctctcttcaaatATTAATACTATTTTTATCCCTAGAAATTCTCCGTTGGTAAATTCAGAAGATAATTTATCCCATAGATCAGGAGCCATCAGGTTAGATACTAGAATTGACTTCTAGCACAACAAGAAAGTTGCCATTAGTGAAATTAATGCCGAGAAAATAGTCGTGTAGATTAGTTTAGAGCATTGAAATTCATTGTCTTTTGGGGGTAATATCAATTTTGTTTGGATAATTGAAAGTGCAAAATGTTTAGAAGTCTTTCTTGATCGTAtctttataccaaattttgctTGTTGAGTACTCTAAAGGAAAAGCGAAAGTCTccatttagatatttttttcttcttttgcttAAATTATTTCTTTAGACAGTTAAATggatgtatgtatgtatttattAGGTTATAGTACATGTTTAGTTGTTTTACTTTGAGCTTTATATCTATTTCATTAATAAACTTTCATGATTACTTGATAAGTTTATTTTCAATTGTCTAAAAgatttatgacatttaaatttttcaaaaattagtTGTTTTATTGGGGAAGTTTTGACTGCGGAGTTGGTTAATTGGAGTCCATGGTGGTTAATTGTAGTTTGCAAATCATTTTAATCTGAGGGGAAAATAGTAAATACTTTAACAAAAGAGGGTAAAAAGTGATGAGTAGAAAATAATGAATCACGGGTTTCGTGATCCAAACATAACTTAGACATAGTTTTAATTTTGTCTAATGAAATTCTCTACGTGTAGTTTTGAAAGTTTAGGGATGAAAAGGGCGCTATTTTGGGGATAATGATATTGCTTCCCATGGTCGCAATCAAAATATTTGTCAAATAAAATACACTCATTTCGGCTACTGCTATTTTATATGGTTGTAATTTGATGCAACCTGTCAAGATTAAGATGACAATTTTAGCTGAACATTTACCAATTAAAATTCATTATGTGGACAATTTTAGCTGTTCGGAAGAACTGTTGACCTATGACGTTTATAGAGAGACTTTTTCTAATAAAACAGTTATACGAACATTTACTTATTGGTCCTTTTTTGTGTTAAATTGGAAGAAAACAGTAATATTTTAAACCGCCTCTAAGCAAATTGTATTATTCTCTATTCGAACctttattaaatatatgattgtgaatacaaattatatatatatataattgtggAATATGTTTCGACATATTTGGGATATTATGCAATTAATTAAGGAGAGTTTGTGATTAAATTGTATTTATTATTTACATGAAGACAGAATTTGTGGGATTTAGGGAATGCTTTAGGGAGGTAGTTGATATCTCGTTCTCCCATTTTCCCATGTCTTTTCATTATTTAGTCTTTGGTTGATTACTAAGAAATTAgtctaaattacaaaaaaaaaaaaaaaaaaaaaaaaaaaaagcctccaactctgccttttttttttcttctaaatgcCTTTTTTGAGCATTTTGAAAATGACTCAAAACTATTTTTACTATaaacttttgttttaaaaatatatttgaaccgttaaaaaatttcataaatactTCTAAACtaagaaaaagttaaaaaaaatactcactaattcaacttttatttcaaatttcttAGCACCCAACattaaaagtaaaattataatttgaatttatatCGGTATGTTGATATGTTTATCGATATTTTTGCATAAATAACGACACATTTACTAACTTAAATTTACTTttggattttgtttttttttgtttctatggTTTTTACATTTCAGTGAAATTAAGATttccaaaaattaaaatttcaatgtATTCATCAACCTTGGTTAATATGTAAAGTTCAATAAAATCTTAcaaaatctcaaaataaaaatttctccTCAAAACATACTAAAAGATAATTagtaaaataaaagaattttcaCATTAATAGATCTATCAAATTATCATTGTGTGTTAATAATCaaatatatctttttatttgataattaacaatatgttaattaaaaataattattgagATTAGTTGTGTGAGTGATCCATGACTTTGTGTTAATtgtcaaataaatttaaaactatcgttctaacttaaaattttggttggtGAGAAAATTAGTGTAAAATTTGGTTCAAtgggaatattttttttttttttaactattttaagTTCAAGAGTATTTAGGAAACTTTTCTAtagttgaattttattttttaaacaaagctttattttcatccaaaactaacatattttaaaatattttttgaaagtTGACATTTTCGAAACTTTTGAAAATGTGTATTTCTTACACAAACTACAAAATTCATAAGTATTTTTGTTGTTATTTAATCGAAATTAAATACATTTAACCTCTTTTGAACCTTCTTTTccaaaaaagtaaataaataaataaaaattaaatactaatttgattttttttatttttagttttggttCATTTTAATCCTATTCAAAATGTTCGTTTAGGTAAAGCTCCTATActctcaatttttatttattttggtggtattttcaatattttcattttgGCATTGAAGTGACAATCTCGATCccttaaaaatgaaaaaagaaactaaaattgATAATTTTTGTAAGTCGAGAACTAAAATAGTGTTTATAAAAAAATCTTCTaaaggatttttaattattatatataataaatatttataaaatacttTTTAAAGTCATCTCTTTAAGTCATGAGTATTTAGTTTCGTTTGATTTTTAAGCTTCAAAATTCTACATTTCTGTTCTTTCgaattaaatttttgttttgtctttAAATTTCATGTTCCATTTTTATTCTTGGGTTTTGAGTTTTTTTCTGATTGGCTCTCTAGAATTTTGAgatttatacttttttttatcAATTACTCATTTTGAAGTCGTTAAGTTTTCTTAATCCATTAAATTAGTTTTAACTAATTTTTCATCACAAGTAATTAAATAATGGAAAGTTAACGTAACTTCCATTGGTAAAAATTTGTTGGAAAGTGTGACATTTAAATCTAGGGATGATAGAAAAACtagcaaaaaacaaaaaatattcaCGCACATCATCATCTTGACCATTATAACTCACAATCGTTTGATAAACCAAAAACACTATCAACGATCAAATTCCCAAACACCCGAATATTAGAAGGCCAAACCTCAATGAGCAACACTAATAGACACAATAGAAAAAGCAATGTCATCATTTAACACATTTTTAGAATAATCATTCATCTGGCTAGATAAAGCAACAATATAGTTTTGTTAACCTCATAAACACAATTGGTGCTAGCAAAAACCTAATGAATATTCTTTTCAGAATAAAGAGGCTTATCATTCACAAAATTTTCGAATGAAACAACGATGATTTTACCCAGAGATTTAACAAGAGCGACATTATCAATAATGCCATCACATATTACATGAGACTCAATAAATATCTCAACGCAACTAACAACAAGCTTTGTGAGGATGGTAGTATGGATAACACATGTTTTACAGTCATATATATGAGAACCTTGACAAATATTCACCCTATTTCTAAAGGATAACTTGACCCATTATTGATGAAGATCTAACCATTACATCTAGGGTCAGTTCttttagtttattattattttaattatgtttAGTAATTTGGGCTTgtagtaatttttttattttaggcCTTATTGACTTTCCCAGCCCATGTTCTTTTAATCTAGTTTATATTTCCTTGCTCAAAGATTCTGCAGCAGTTTTTTGAACATtaacaatgaaaatatattGAAATCTGCATTTCTAGCCAAGTCTAGACAGATTTCTATCATTATCTCTACAAATTGTTCTTGTCTCTACATCAAAGCGGTATCAGAGCCCAAAGATTGGCTTGGGCAATGGAAAATAGAGGTGATAGAGAGAAAGAGAATGAGGCAGAAACTCTTCCAGCTTTGTGGCAAGCCATAGCTAAAATAGGAAATCGACTCGATGAACATTTCGAGCGAACAAATAGGGACATCCAAGAAATCCAGCGAAGCATGGCCCAAATGAACGCCAATCCTAGAGGTGCGCAACCACAAAATCGTCGTGGACAGCAGCCACGAGTTTGAGGGGTAGAACGCAGAGGGGGTCAAcacactactacaaaattgggtttacttgacactttttaccTATCAAGTATTTGTTTACTTGACGCAGTGGGGATAGACAGTATGTTGGAGGGCGACATGGACCTAtaatagaagaagaaaacaacagGAACTCAGAAAATGATGATAATAGCAGCACAGAATCAGACGAATTTGTAGAAGAAGCAATTCTTAGAGCAAATTGGTACGAAAGGGAACGCCCACAACAAAGAAGAGGTGAAAACAGtgagtttaaaataaaaattgatctCCCTTATTTTGATGGTACATTTGAAATTGAAGAATTTCTAGATTGGCTATAACATGTGGAAATTGTTTTGAATACATGAAAATTCCCGAAGATAGTAAAGTTAAACTTGTAGCATATAAGCTTAAAGGGGGAGCATCCGCATGGTGGGAACAATTGAAAGTAAGCAGACGAAGGGATGGAAAAGAGAAAATATGTACTTGGCCAAAGATGCGACGTTATTTAAAGAAGTATTTCTTGCCGTTAGATTATGATCAAGTATTGTATCAACAATACCAGCACTACCAACAAAGAAATAGAAGTGTACGTGAGTATACAACTGAGTTCAGTCGACTAAATGCATTGAATAATTTAAATGAAACTCCAACACAGCAAGTGGCAAGATATGTTGGGGGGCTAAAGTCAACCATTCAAGACCAATTATCTTTGAAGTCCATGAAAACTTTATCAAAGGCAATAACATTGGCACAAAAGGCAGAGGCACACAATACCAAAGCAAACATGCGCTACTCTCAGTACAGAAAAGGAGTAGGAGAAAATAATAGTAGCGACAAGGGAAAACAAATCAGCACCCAAAATCAGCCAACGGTCATGAAAAACATGGGAGGGTCATCTAAACAACAAGAAAGAATAGAAACAACAGccaataaaaacaataataattatgcTCGAGCAAATCAGATTGTCTGTTACAAGTGTAACCAAAAGGGACATCGTTCAAGTGAGTGTCCTCTACGAAAGCAAGTTAACTTAGTTGAGGAAGTTGGCAGCCCTATGAATGTTAACTCCAATGATGAATTAGACCCAAATGAAATTGAAGAGAATGTTTGTGATGAAGGTGATAGAGTATCCTGCGTTATTCAGAAAGTGCTTCTACTGCCTAAATAGTTAGTTACTTCACAACGCAATC
Encoded proteins:
- the LOC103496135 gene encoding protein REBELOTE-like, translating into MGKLGKKARKFAKKNLQTVLRRKRKLKSSFKKKAPSRQDEDSVENKDGASKLHNRLNGEADENNVVSLEAIFSEDEYDMLEDDSDSDGYISEEPSSFNTPENEIDNSSEGGIDMINPNDLSDQNKEIHSELTKKIKHLNRLKEKDPEFLKFLETYKAVEPFRDEDTSSDEETINADGLKRDEQSVSSNKNFLLSSSVIDSWCHQVKNKQDLPLFTSLINGYRAACHYGSEAIGNVDAGRCYKIVNSETFSKILIFMLSEADNLFREQLGLLTKSYKKEMILELRNTQKWKTLKPLIKSYLRSSLFLLNEVSETEILRFSLARIRVSVIFFAAFPSLQRRLIKIAVHLWATGEGTISSLSFLIIREMSSVLGSNVSDTCWIKMYKAVIGNCQFAEPILHNHMQFLRDSFVELCSLDVHRSTTRAKVSIQQLTKILNQGLRMKKKEAVQMMRSWQFINCIDLWVKFIGANFQDYDLQTLLYNVIQIINGVAVLFPGPRYLPLRIKCIKWLNYLSRSSGIFIPVASMVLDILEHIIVKEGKNPGVVFHHLSVLQLPKYWLKSQNFVEECVLSTIELLSSHFSQWSHHISFPELATIPLIQLKKFHATSTTENLKRLVKRFIDQVEQNIDFIKKKRDEISFSPNDQQAAESFLQLEKCNSNVPFIQYYKSILDKAASRSLAVDKKFLGANKNKKKRQQHEKNQQIESAANGNVHPEKKRGKKRKT